In Candidatus Melainabacteria bacterium, the genomic stretch AATATCAGAACCTACAAGCATTGTTCCAGTACGTTCTATAGTAATTTGAACCATTACAGGAATTCTTTTTTTCTTTTCTTCCATTACTTTAAAAAGAGCAGCTAAGGCAGCTTTTGCTTGTAAAATATCCTGGCAGGTTTCAAGTAAAAAAATATCTACTCCACCATTTAGTAATCCACTTGCTTGGGTATAAAATGCTTCTTTCATATTTTGATAGCTTATATGACCAAGTGTTGGAAGCTTTGTTGATGGGCCTATTGAGCCTGCAACAAATCTAGGTTTTAAGTAATTAAAATCATTTGCTATTTCTTTTGCAAGTTTTGCACTTGTGTAATTTAACTCATATGCCATATTTGCAATATCATATTCTGCAAGTACGATACTATTTGTACCAAAACTATTTGTTTCAATTACATCTGCACCTACTTTTAAAAATGACTCATGAATTTCTTTTATAACTTGTGGTTTAGTTTTTACTAATATTTCATTACAACCTTCTAGTCCATGAAAATCATCCAGTGAAAGAGGATGTGATTGAATTGATGTGCCCATAGCACCATCAAAGAATACTATCTTTTCTTTACAGAGATCTAAAAATTGTTTTGCCATAGTGTTGCGTTGTTGGGGCAGGTGTTAAACCTGCCCTTACTAATTTTCCCATTTCATTGCTCTTTTAACAGCTTCTTTCCACATTGTATACTCATTCTCTCTCTTTGTTCTTGGTAAAAACAATTCATTAGAATGCCAGAGCTTTTTTATTTCTTCTAATGATTTCCAGATTCCTACACTTAAACCTGCTAAATATGCTATACCAAGAGCAGTTGCTTCTAGCTGGGATGATCTTGTTATAGGCATTTGAAGTAAGTCTGCTTGAAATTGCAATAAAAAATTATTTTTTGCAGCACCACCATCAGCTTTTATAGTTGTTTCTTTAGGTAATGTGTTTTTAATTGGCAATATTAGATCTGCAATTTGATAAGCCATTGATTCAAGAGCAGCTCTTACTATATGAGCCTTATTAGTTTTTCTAGTTAAACCAATAATTATTCCTCTTGCATTCCCGTCCCAATACGGAGCCCCGAGTCCTGTAAGAGCTGGAACAAAATAAACACCCTCATTGCTGTCTATGCCTGTAGCTATCTTTTCAGTTTCAGATGAATCTTGTATTATTCCAAGATTATCTCGAAGCCACTGGACGATGGCACCGCTAATAAATGTTGAGCCTTCTAATGCATAGGAGCTGAAGGCTGAAAGCTGAGAGCTGGGAGCTAAGATGCTCCACGCAATTGTTGTTAAAAAGTTTTTATTCAACTGGAATTTTTCACCAATGTTAATAAGTAAAAAGCCGCCTGTCCCATAAGTTATTTTTAAATCACCTTCTTTAAAACAACACTGACCGAATAATGCAGCTTGTTGATCACCAAGCACTGCTTTAATTGAAATTTCTGTATCAAAAAGTTTTTTATCTGTAACTCCAAAATCTCCATTTGATGGAATAACTTTTGGTAACATCCACTCTTCGATTCCAAAAATACTTAATAGCTCTTTATCATATTTATTTGTTTTTATATTAAAAAGCATTGTACGTGAGGCATTTGAAGGATCAGTATAAAATGATTTTCCACTTGTAAGATTCCAAATTAACCACGAATCAATTGTTCCAAAACGTATGTTTTTATTATTTCGTGCATTGGCCACATTGTCTAAAACCCATTTTATTTTTGATGCAGAAAAATATGCATCAATTTCTAGACCAGTTTTTTCTTTTATTAAATCTTTGTATTTTTTTTTAAGTTCATTACAAAAATTAGTTGTTCTTCTGCACTGCCAGACAATTGCATTATAGATAGGTTTTCCAGAGCTGCTGTCAAATGCAACAATCGTTTCTCTTTGATTTGTAATTCCTAAAGCTAGAATATCTTTTGGATTAATTTTACTTTCTTTAATT encodes the following:
- the glpK gene encoding glycerol kinase GlpK, with the translated sequence MSRKYILSLDQGTTSSRSILVDETGKVISKAQKEFNQIFPQASWVEHNPNEIWATQLSTAKKIIKESKINPKDILALGITNQRETIVAFDSSSGKPIYNAIVWQCRRTTNFCNELKKKYKDLIKEKTGLEIDAYFSASKIKWVLDNVANARNNKNIRFGTIDSWLIWNLTSGKSFYTDPSNASRTMLFNIKTNKYDKELLSIFGIEEWMLPKVIPSNGDFGVTDKKLFDTEISIKAVLGDQQAALFGQCCFKEGDLKITYGTGGFLLINIGEKFQLNKNFLTTIAWSILAPSSQLSAFSSYALEGSTFISGAIVQWLRDNLGIIQDSSETEKIATGIDSNEGVYFVPALTGLGAPYWDGNARGIIIGLTRKTNKAHIVRAALESMAYQIADLILPIKNTLPKETTIKADGGAAKNNFLLQFQADLLQMPITRSSQLEATALGIAYLAGLSVGIWKSLEEIKKLWHSNELFLPRTKRENEYTMWKEAVKRAMKWEN